A window of Desulfobulbus oralis genomic DNA:
AATATCGGCTTCCAGAGGCAGCGACAGCACTGGTCTGGCAAACAGTCTCAGATGAGAAAAGCGCCGCAAGGATGCAGGCTTAGATGAGCAGAGCCAGCAAGCCCATGAGATGTTCAGATTGGCAGACCGAAGGCCCACCCCTTCAGACTGTTTGTTTCGGGTTCAGCCCCAGTGTCTTGATCCTGCGCTGCAGGGTGCGCAGATTGAGCCCCAGTGCCTCAGCCGCTTTGCCTCGGTGCCAGCGGCACCTTTCCAGGGCTTTGAGGATCATCGTCCCTTCGAACTGGCGGGTGGCTTCTTCCAGAGTCAGTGTTTCGGAAACAGGCAGAAGAAAATCTTCCATCCTGCCGAGGCTGTCGACTACAGATTCGCCGAAAGCGGCATAGCGGTCCAGAAAGTTCTGCAGTTCACGGACATTGCCGGGCCAGTCGTAATGCGCCATGGCCAGACGCGTGGTTCTGCTCAGCCTGAGATCAATGCCGTTGCGGCTGCGCCAGGCATCCACGAGCAGGGGAATGTCTTCCTTGCGCTCGCGCAGTGCCGGGATGTCGATGGTCAGGACATTGATGCGGTAGTAGAAGTCAGCCCGGGCCTTGTTCTCCCTGACAAGCATCGCGAGATCCCTGTTGGTGGCTGCAATCAGGCGGAAGGAGGACTTCCTGGTCGTATTGCTGCCCAGGGGCCGGTAGCTCTTGGTTTCTAAAACTCTCAGGAATTTGACCTGCTGGCGCAGGGGCAGCTCGCCGATCTCGTCCAGGAAAAGGGTGCCGTGGTCAGCGGCAGCGAAAAAGCCATCCTTTGGAGCGGTGGCGCCGGTAAAGGCGCCTCGGGCATAGCCGAAAAACTCGCTCTCCAGCAGATTCTCGGGAATGGCCCCACAGTTGACCGGCACGTAGGCGCCCTTGCGGCCGCTGTAGTTGTGGATGGCACGAGCCACGAGGTCCTTGCCGCAGCCCGTTTCCCCATAGATGATCACGTTGGCGTCCATTTCAGCCGCCTTGAGAATCAGGTTATAGACCCGGCGCATGCCCTCGCTTTTGCCCACGATATCACCCAGACCGTCTGTGCGCTCCAGATCCATCTTGAGCTGGCGGTTCTCCTCCTGCAGGGCCAGCTCCTGGAATTTCTGTTCGCTCACGTCCATCATCAGCCCCTCCAGGTACAGGGGCAAGCCGCCGTCGTCATAGACCGCCTCGCCCTGATCCCAAACCCATTTAAGCCGCCCGCTGGGCAGCAGCAGCCGGTACATGACCTCATAGGGTTCATGCGCGACAACTTTGTCGTACAACAGGGGCCGCATACGCTGCAAATCGGCTGGCAGGGTCATGCGTTCGATGGTGTTCCAGCGCTTGGCCACCATTTCCTCGGCCGGAATGCCCAAGAGGCTTTCGCTGCCCGCGCTGGCATACTCCAGGGTCAGTGCAAAATTCTCCTCGATTTTACAACGATACACCAAACCAGGCAGCCGGTTGAGCAGCTTGTCCAGTCTGATTTGAAGCCGCCTGTCTTCCCGTTCGTCCTGAACAGCATCCATGGTGTTCTCCTCGTCTTGGCTCATGCCCCGCCGCTCCACCTTTGTTCCTTTCTTTTTTACGACTATCTGTCATGGAATGCGACAGGAATGTCGCTTTTTTTACAAGTGAATTTCATTGTCTGATCTGGCGGCAGCCCGCAGCATGAGCAGGGACAGCTTGCTGTGAGGGTTCAGAAGGCATCGGCCGTCATAGAGCTTCAGGAAATTCTGGAGCTTTGGTATAGATTGTGCATTTCATAGGATGACGTTTTCGGTGGCATAACGAGCCCCGTCTCTTTTTGAGGCCGTTCGGCCGGCCATGACCCTGTAACCTCCAAAAGGAGCAGCTACATGTCGCAGGAACTTTCCGTCTCTCTGGAACGCCACGGGGCGATCATTGATCTGGATATGGCAGGCGCGGCGCTGGGCCGTGTACATATTGACAACGGGGCCCTGCCCGAAGAGGAACGTGCCGGGACCGCCAAAAAACTGCTGGGCGCATCGGTGCTCTACTGCTACACGGCCGCCTTGGACAAGGCGCTCGACGCCCGCGGCGCCAGATACGAAAGAATCGGGGCCCGCGCCACTGTCAGGACTGGAGCCGACGACAAGGGCCGGGGCCGTATCATGGGGATCACACTGGATGTCACCGTACATATGGATGCGGAATACGAGGATGTCTTCGAGCGCGTCAGCAAAGTCATGCGGAATGGCTGCCTGGTGTCAGCCTCGCTGGATGCGGCCTTCCCGGTAACCTATAACCTCAAACTGGAATGTCCGGATGACTAGGAGAAGGCCATGCGGATCACCATCATCGGCGGCGGCCCGGGGGGATATACTGCGGCCTTTGCCGCAGCGCAGAAGGGTTGCAAGGTCACACTCGTTGAGAATCAGGCGCTGGGCGGAACCTGCCTCAACCGGGGCTGTATTCCCACCAAGACCCTGCGGGCCAGCGCCGATGCTCTGATGCTGGCCCGCAGACTGGCCGAATACGGCGTGACAGGCTGTGTGAGGCCGGCCATTGATCTGGAGGCCGTGCGCAGGCGCAAGGAGCAAGTGCGCGAACTATTGCACGGCGGACTGGAAAAGGCCTGTGCCCGCTTCAGGATCACGCGGCTCCAAGGCACGGCACAGGTCATGGACGCGAAGCAGGTGCTCGTGCACGGCGCTGATGGGGACCACAGGGCGGCAGGCGAGGCCGTTATCATTGCCACCGGTTCTCGCGGGCTGGAACTGCCGGGCCTGACCTTTGACCACAAGTTCGTGCTCAGCAGCGACGAGGCTCTGAAACTGGAGCGCATCCCCGCCCGTCTGCTCATCGTGGGAGGAGGCGTGGTGGGCTGCGAACTGGCCTCAGTATATCGCGCCTTCGGCAGCGAGGTATGCATCGTGGAAGGCCAGGACCGTCTCCTACCCCTGCCTTCGGTGGATGGGGAAATCAGCGCACTGCTCGCGCGCGAGATGCGCAAGCAGAAGATCAGGCAGATGACCGGGAAAACACTGAAGGACGTGCGCATCGGCCAAGGTCACGTGCAGGCGACGGCAACGCTCTCGCCTTTTGCTGTCGATCCTTCGCCCGATGCCGTAAAGGACGAGCCTCTTGAAGCCGATATGGTGCTGGTCACAGTCGGCCGCCAGCCGGCAACAGAGGGACTGGGCCTGGCTGCGGCCGGTATTGGAGTGGACAGGCGCGGCTGGATTACGGTGAACGACCGGCTGGAAACCTCTGTGCCTGGCATCTATGCGATTGGCGACGTCTTGGGGCCGGCGCACATCATGCTGGCTCATGTGGCGGCCGCGGAGGGGCTCTGCGTGGTGGACAACCTGACCGGAAGCAGCCGGCCCATGCGCTACGATGTCGTTCCGTCGGCGGTTTTCACTGCGCCTGAGATCGGAGAAGTGGGGCTTGCCGAAAGTCAGGCCCGGGCCGCATATCCGCATGTGGTCTGTGGAACCTTCCAGACCAGAGAACTGGGCAAAGCCCAGGCCATGGGCGAATTGCCCGGATTTTTCAAGCTGGTGGCCGATGCCGACAGCGGCCGCCTGCTCGGCGCACACTGCGCCGGCGCCCATGCCTCGGACATAATCGCCGAGGCAGCGCTTGCCCTGCGCATGGAGGCGACAGTCCAGGACGTGGCGGACACCATTCATGCACACCCCACGCTGGCAGAGGGGTTTTACGAAGCGGCACGCATCACGCTGGCCGCGCTGACTGACAACGCAAAGAGCCAAGGAGACTGCAATGAAGGCGCTCGACGAACTGAATCTGCCCACTGAACTGCGCTATACCAGGGAGCATGTCTGGATTCGTCCCGATGGGGATGTCTGGCTGGTCGGCATCAGTGACTATGCCCAGGACCAACTTGGCGAGGTGGCCTTTGTGGATCTGACGGCCGTGGACAGACATTTGGCCGCCGGCGAGGAATTCGGCAGCGTGGAGTCCGTAAAGTCGGTCAACGCCCTGTACATGCCAGTGGCCGGGACGGTGCTTGAAAAGAACCCCGCCCTGGAAGACAACCCCACATTGGTCAACGTGAGTTGCTACGGGGAGGGCTGGCTGATACGCATCAAGGCGGACGATATGGCCCATCTTGGCGCCCTTTTTGACGCCGAGGCGTACAGAGAGCAGCTCCGATAAACAACAGTC
This region includes:
- a CDS encoding OsmC family protein, coding for MSQELSVSLERHGAIIDLDMAGAALGRVHIDNGALPEEERAGTAKKLLGASVLYCYTAALDKALDARGARYERIGARATVRTGADDKGRGRIMGITLDVTVHMDAEYEDVFERVSKVMRNGCLVSASLDAAFPVTYNLKLECPDD
- the gcvH gene encoding glycine cleavage system protein GcvH, which encodes MNLPTELRYTREHVWIRPDGDVWLVGISDYAQDQLGEVAFVDLTAVDRHLAAGEEFGSVESVKSVNALYMPVAGTVLEKNPALEDNPTLVNVSCYGEGWLIRIKADDMAHLGALFDAEAYREQLR
- the lpdA gene encoding dihydrolipoyl dehydrogenase, translating into MRITIIGGGPGGYTAAFAAAQKGCKVTLVENQALGGTCLNRGCIPTKTLRASADALMLARRLAEYGVTGCVRPAIDLEAVRRRKEQVRELLHGGLEKACARFRITRLQGTAQVMDAKQVLVHGADGDHRAAGEAVIIATGSRGLELPGLTFDHKFVLSSDEALKLERIPARLLIVGGGVVGCELASVYRAFGSEVCIVEGQDRLLPLPSVDGEISALLAREMRKQKIRQMTGKTLKDVRIGQGHVQATATLSPFAVDPSPDAVKDEPLEADMVLVTVGRQPATEGLGLAAAGIGVDRRGWITVNDRLETSVPGIYAIGDVLGPAHIMLAHVAAAEGLCVVDNLTGSSRPMRYDVVPSAVFTAPEIGEVGLAESQARAAYPHVVCGTFQTRELGKAQAMGELPGFFKLVADADSGRLLGAHCAGAHASDIIAEAALALRMEATVQDVADTIHAHPTLAEGFYEAARITLAALTDNAKSQGDCNEGARRTESAH
- a CDS encoding sigma-54 interaction domain-containing protein; this translates as MSQDEENTMDAVQDEREDRRLQIRLDKLLNRLPGLVYRCKIEENFALTLEYASAGSESLLGIPAEEMVAKRWNTIERMTLPADLQRMRPLLYDKVVAHEPYEVMYRLLLPSGRLKWVWDQGEAVYDDGGLPLYLEGLMMDVSEQKFQELALQEENRQLKMDLERTDGLGDIVGKSEGMRRVYNLILKAAEMDANVIIYGETGCGKDLVARAIHNYSGRKGAYVPVNCGAIPENLLESEFFGYARGAFTGATAPKDGFFAAADHGTLFLDEIGELPLRQQVKFLRVLETKSYRPLGSNTTRKSSFRLIAATNRDLAMLVRENKARADFYYRINVLTIDIPALRERKEDIPLLVDAWRSRNGIDLRLSRTTRLAMAHYDWPGNVRELQNFLDRYAAFGESVVDSLGRMEDFLLPVSETLTLEEATRQFEGTMILKALERCRWHRGKAAEALGLNLRTLQRRIKTLGLNPKQTV